CGGCGCTATCGGCGGGGCGGGCGCCATTGAGAAAACGGGGAACGGCACGCTGACGCTGGCGGGCGCGAACCTTTACACCGGCACGCTGAAAATCAGCGCGGGAGCGGTGCGAGCGACGACGGTGGACAGCCTGGGCGCGGCTTCCGCGGGCGTGTATATTGACGGGCTGGGCCGGTTGGAGATCGCGCCCGCCTCCACCACCGGTTCGCTGGTGTTTGACCATGCGCTTGCCGGACAGGGCGCGCTCGCCGTCACGCTTGCGGATGCGGCGGACCAGTTCGCCTTCGGCGCGGCGGCGGGCACGGCGTTTCAGGGCACCGTGCAGATGAACTCGGGCGTGATCGCGCTCGACGCGGGCGCGGCCTCCGCGCTGGGCGGGGCGACGTTGCAGCTCAATGCCGGCAGCCTGGCGAAAAAGGCCGGCGGCGACTTCACCATCAACGCGCTCAGTTTCAACGGCGGCACGCTGGAGCTGGCGATGAACGGCGCGGTGCCGGACGGTCTGCTGACCGTCGCCACCCTGAATATGGGCGCGGGCGTGAACACCATCAAGCTCGACACCGCGGCGCTGCTGGGCGGCCAGACCAACCCGGCGGTGCCTCCGCAGCCCAGCTTGTTTGAGCAGGATAGCGCGGGCGCGGTCCGGATCATCGGCGCGGGCAGCATCAACGGCACCGGCTCGTTCCGGATTGTCGGACTGGACGGCGCGCCGCTGCCGCTGACGCCGGCAACCTCGTTCGTGGACATTTTTCAGGATGGCGGCGCGGAGGCCGTGGCGCGGGCGGGTTATAATTACACCGCCTTCACCAGGCTCGACGGGGTTTGGTTTGGCTACGGCCTCACCGAGCTGGAGGTTCTGGCGGGCAAAACCTTGGTTCTGGACAATGCGGCGAGTTCGATTTCGACGCTGGCCGCCGTCATTTCCGGCAGCGGCGGAGTGGAGGTGCGCGCCGCCGAAGGGCGGCCCGTTGTATTGAACAGCGCGAATCCATACACGGGCGAAACCGCCATCGCCACCGGCATGCTTCGCCTGGGCGTGGCGGACGCGCTGGCCGCGAGCAGGCGTATTTATATAAACGAAGGCGCGGCGATGGACATGAATCATCTGAACCAGCGTCTGCAAAATCTTTCCGGGGCGGGCGCGCTCACCCTCGGCACTGGCACCGCCACACTGGACAACGACGATGACAGTGCTTTCACCGGAACGATTTCCGGGGACGGCGGCATTATAAAAACCGGGACCGGCGCGCTCACGCTGGCGGGCAGGAATTCCTACAAAGGCGGCACGATAATAGAGGCGGGCCGGCTGGTGGCGGGCGGCGCGGGGTCGCTCGGCGCGAGTGCGGGCGACGTCACATTGCGCGATAACACCGTGCTGGAGTTCAACGGCGCGTCGGGGATTTATAGAAACAATCTATTCGCCGACGCGCCGGGCAGCCTGGTGGAGGTCACGGCGGGGCGATTCTCGCTTTCCGGCACGGCCAGCCGCGTGGCGCGAATGGACATTCGCGGCGAGGGCACGATTGTTTACGCGGCGCATGCGGAGGCGCTGGGCGGGGCGGGTGCGGAGGTGACGGTGCGCGGCGGCGCGGCATTGGAGGCGGGCGCGGCGGGTGTGAAGGCGGGCTCGCTCATCTTCGACGGCGGTGTGCTGAGCGTGGCCGCGGGGGAGAAGCCGGGGACGTTTGCCACGGGCGCGCTCACGTTCACCGGCGGCGCGGATGTTTCAATCGCCGGCTCCATCCCGGGCGGACATTACGTGCTGGCCGAGTCGGCCGCGGCGATTGTGGGCACGCCGTCATACGAGACTTTGCAGCATGGCATGTATGTGAATGTCGCCACACTGTCCAACGAGGTGATTCTCACAGTGGTCAATCAGGCAATTGAGCCGTCGCGCGATGTGCTTGCCTCATTCGACATGATGCATGGGGCGATGGATTCGCTTTACGGGCATATCACAGAGTCATTTCTCTCGCCGATGATAGAACGAAACGGAGAAATTCATTATTTTAACGGAAAACCCATTAACGACAAACAGGTATCCAATGCAAGCAACTTGTGGGCTAGGGGCTTTGGCACTACTTTCAAGCGTGATGGCGATGCTAGGAGCATTGGGTATGAGGAAAGTGGCTACGGAATTATGACCGGCTATGATCATGCGTTTGGCAGGCATTGGCTATTCGGGTTGTATGGCGTGGCCCTGCACAGCACACTCAAGACTGACAATTGGGCGGAAACCAGAAGTGACAGCCAGCTGCTGGGGGTATATGGGTCGGCCAAATTTGGCCGCGCCTATCTGTCCGCCGATTTGGCGATGGGCTGGGGCGAGGCCGACACGGAACGCCGTGAAGGTACGGGAGCGGCACGTGCAGCGTATGATCGCGACTATGCCAGCGCGAGCATGGAGTTCGGCATGCTGCTCCACGAGTGGAAGGGTGGCCTGTTGAAGCCGGCGGTGGCCATCCACTATATGCGCGCGAAGTTCGGCGAACAAGAGGAGTTTGGACCGGGCGCGATGACACTTCCGGCGTTCAGTGAGGATTTGGTGCAGAGTTATATTACCTTGCAGGCCAGCCAGGCATTCCGGTTACCATGGGGATGGCGTGGGACGGCCGATCTGGTTGCCGGTTTTCGCCAGAATCTGACCGACATGGGTTCGACCGTGGACGCATCATTTGTAGCGGGAGGGTATGATGTGATTATTCTCGTGACGACGGTCGAAAACAGCTCGCGCGGCAGCCTTGTGGCCGGCTTGGGGACTCGTTTTATCATGTCGGATGACTCCACCTGCGGATTTCACGTAAACTATGAAAGCGGTTCCGGTCAGGAGCGGTTCTTTTTCAACGGTTTTGTCAATTTCATGTGGTAGCCGCCGATCGCATGTTTTTTGATATACTGAAATGATTATACTGCCCAAAGGTATTGTGTCGGTGATGCAGACGGCATTCAGCGCCGACGGGAGTGTTGACATGTCCTTGATTGAGGACCTCGCCGAGGATGCGATTGCTGTGGGCGTCGATGGATTCCTGCTTCCGGTGGTCGCAAGTGAAATGCACGTTTACACGGTTTGTGGCCAACGCGGGCCAGACGGCGGTCGTATTTCGGGACGGGAAGCTTCTTCTTCGCATAGTGAGAGGATATAAATTCACCTTGAAACCACAAAAATAGAATCAGCATCATGAAACCCAATATAAACATCGTCGCCCTTGCCGTCCTGTGGCTTTTCTCCGCCGACGCTTGCGCCGCGTTCGAGGCAGCCGCCGCAAACCCCTACTGGATGCTCTCCGAGACGCCTGCTGAGGTCATTGTCACCAAGTTTGGAGACGAGTTGTCAAAGCCGTGCGACTACCAAGCCATCAGCACCATCGTCGCCACTGCGTCAGGTAAGCGCGTGTTTGTCGCATGGTATGCCGGCAATCAGCAGCCTGGCGTGCCGCTGGAAGGGATTAACAACTTCGTCATGGTCGCCTACGGCGACGGAAAACTCGCCGATTGGGGCGGCATCAACCTCGTCATCCGCTCGCCACATGTCGGCAAGGTCCGCTGTTCCGATCCCTTTTCGTGGCGCGAGCCGTCAGGACGGATCTGGATTGCGTGGACACAGAGCACCGGCGAATACAGCTACGAAGGCAGAGTCCATCCCAAGCGTGACGGACAGTGGAGCCGCCACGGCTCGACTTGGGGCATTTACACCAACAACCCCGAGGCACCCGCGCCGACATGGTCGAAACCGCGCCGACTCTTCGACGGCATGATGGTCAACAAACCGCTGTTTCTCAAAAACGGCGGCGCGCTGTTCGCTTCCGTGCAGTTCAATGCCACTGAAATCAACGACCTCCACTCGATGCGCGACGGCGTGCTCGTCTGGCTCGCCAAGGACAACGGTGCCGCCTTTGAACAAATCGGCTACGTCCGCGCGCCCGACTCGCCCTACATCGAACCGATGCTGGTCGAGAAAAACGACGGTGTCATCTGGATGCTCATGCGCCGTGAAACCCGCGAAAAACGCATGCGCTTCGACCGCAAGACCAACCAGTGGGTCGTTCGCGCCACCATTGGCGACGGTCACTGCGAGACGTTTTCCAAGGACGGCGGGCGCACCTTTGGGCGGGTGTCCATTTCCCCGATTCCCGGCATCGGCTCGCGCACACACCTGTCGCGCCTCGCTTCCGGAAGCCTCCTGTTGGTCAAAAATCTCTCCGATGACGACGCCCTCTGGCTGCAAGGCAAGCCCAAGCAAGACCGCGTCCGCGGTCCCTACAGCCGTGCCGCCATTGTCGCTTACATCTCCAAGGATGACGGGGAAACTTGGCAGGGTGGGCTGTTCCTCGACGATCGGCGGGACGCTTTCCGCAGGGGTGACCGTCGCACCGTGGCCTACCCTGACACCTCGCAAATCAACGACGGTTCCATTTATATCTGCTGGGATTATTCGCGCGGCAAGGAACCCGAAATCCGTGCGGCCAAGGTGACGGAGGCCGACATCCTTGCCGGAAAAATTGTCAGCAAAAACTCGATCCCCGGTACCATCGTTAGCAAAGGCCCACCGAAAGGGGGACCAACGGTATCCGATCTGTGATTTTAAATAAATTATATAATAATCGAATATAATATGCAGATGAAGACCGATGCGCATAATATCTGATGGAGACTTCTAGCCGTTCAAAAAACTTGCCCGCTCCCCTGCGCAAGGATTGCGCCGCAGCTTATTGAGCTGCATAACTGAATCATATTTTTATTTAAAATCGATGAAAATAAATCTGAAAATTACATAGATACGTAGTGAAAATAATGAATTGTGTTCGTCAATGAAATGGAGACATATTAAATGAATATACTTAGTAAAGAACCCAGGAGTAAACTCCAGGGCATTGAAGGCACCAACAACGGATTACGTTGTTCTATCACACGGAGCAAGCTCCGGGGTATTCGATCCGAAGGGAATAAATGGATGTTAAATGGGATTAGATTTTCCATTTTATTTACTATTTGCATCCTGCCCGCACTATATCCAAATACATTGCCCTCTCTTACTGTTTCAGCCACGAATATCTCGACAAAAGGCATTCTCCCGAACGTATATAATGCAGATGTGCTACCCACCCAAGCTACACCGATATGGACGTTTGAGGGGTCGGGAGGCGCGGAAGCATCCATGACAACCGTACAGAATGACACGATAATTATCAATTCTCCAGCGAATACACGCGACAGATGGAAACTGTATAATACAAATTTTGATATCACTAGCGGTTATACGGTGGAGGTTAAGGCTCAGGTTAATTCCAGTGGAGGCCGTGGGTTTGATGTATCCTTTCAGACGGGTGATGCGACGGGGCATTGGTATCAGTTTTATATTTCGACAAGCGCAATAGTTTACTATAATAAAACAACCGGTTCCACAAACATCGCAGAAGGCCTGGATAACGCAAGCGCCATGCATGTCTATCGATTTGTGGTCAATCCCGACCAGACGGCGGCTGTATTTCGGGATGGAGAGCTAATTACATCGGAACCTCTGGAAATGTCGGGAAACTATATTGAGAACATTAAAAATGCTTACATAGAATTCGGCAAGGGGCAAAGCTCAAGCGCCTCCAATATTACGGTTGATTATGTCAGCTATGACGACACTGGCGCATTTGCTCCATTGGGATACTCGGCTCAGAAAAGGGACCTGCCTAATATGTATTCCGCAGATGTGCTGCCCACCCAAGCTGAGCCGGCATGGACGTTTGCAGGCTCCGGAGACACGGAAAGCTCCATGACAACGCAGCAGAACGGGACGATCATTATCAACTCGCCGGCAAACACACGCGACAGATGGAAACTGTACAATACCAATTTTGATTTGGATACCGGTTACACAGTGGAAATAAAAGCCCAGGTCAATTCCACCAACGGCCGCGGCCTGGATGTCTCGTTTCAGACCGGCGATTCGGCCGGGCACTGGTATCAATTTTACATTTCGACCACAGCCATTGTTTATTATAACAGCACAACCGGTTCCAGCAATATTGCGGAGAACTTGGACAATTCCAGCGCCATGCACGTTTACCGGTTTGCGGTTGACGCAAATCAGACGGTAAGCGTATACAGAGACGGTGAATTAATTA
This genomic stretch from Termitidicoccus mucosus harbors:
- a CDS encoding sialidase family protein; the encoded protein is MKPNINIVALAVLWLFSADACAAFEAAAANPYWMLSETPAEVIVTKFGDELSKPCDYQAISTIVATASGKRVFVAWYAGNQQPGVPLEGINNFVMVAYGDGKLADWGGINLVIRSPHVGKVRCSDPFSWREPSGRIWIAWTQSTGEYSYEGRVHPKRDGQWSRHGSTWGIYTNNPEAPAPTWSKPRRLFDGMMVNKPLFLKNGGALFASVQFNATEINDLHSMRDGVLVWLAKDNGAAFEQIGYVRAPDSPYIEPMLVEKNDGVIWMLMRRETREKRMRFDRKTNQWVVRATIGDGHCETFSKDGGRTFGRVSISPIPGIGSRTHLSRLASGSLLLVKNLSDDDALWLQGKPKQDRVRGPYSRAAIVAYISKDDGETWQGGLFLDDRRDAFRRGDRRTVAYPDTSQINDGSIYICWDYSRGKEPEIRAAKVTEADILAGKIVSKNSIPGTIVSKGPPKGGPTVSDL